Proteins co-encoded in one Granulicella cerasi genomic window:
- a CDS encoding MoaD/ThiS family protein: MKIHIPTPLRAYTDKQETVSVDGATVAEGLEALTVAYPAIKQHLFSPDGKLRSFVNVYLDDEDVRYLPEKEATTVAPEAELTIIPSIAGGCCSPLAAGCCR, from the coding sequence ATGAAGATCCACATCCCCACACCGCTGCGCGCTTACACCGACAAGCAGGAAACTGTTTCCGTCGATGGCGCCACCGTGGCTGAAGGGCTTGAGGCGCTTACCGTCGCGTATCCCGCGATCAAGCAGCACCTCTTCTCCCCCGACGGCAAGCTGCGGAGCTTCGTCAACGTGTACCTTGACGACGAAGATGTCCGCTACCTCCCGGAAAAGGAAGCCACCACCGTAGCTCCCGAAGCCGAACTCACGATCATCCCTTCCATCGCTGGCGGCTGTTGTAGCCCGCTGGCTGCCGGCTGTTGTCGCTAG